A single Carnobacterium alterfunditum DSM 5972 DNA region contains:
- a CDS encoding metal ABC transporter solute-binding protein, Zn/Mn family — MKTTKRIFFGSLFIALIFLAGCYNFSSDQASEKLQVVATTTMLTDLLKEIGGEHVDVNGLMPSGVDPHLYKASARDVIFMQSADIVAYSGLELEGKMGEIFQGLENQKKIVIALENGLNENDVISTGENSKSIDPHIWFDVELWKKAAIEVSKGLIAADPENKLSYQSNVESYLLELEELNQYVTNRVNEIPEEDRILVTAHDAFSYFGKGYGFNVIGLQGLNTKAEAGTGDISQLADFIVDNGIKAIFIESSVPTRTIESLQAATKAKGFDVVIGGELYSDSLGDQENDTETYIKTVRSNVDTIVDALK; from the coding sequence ATGAAAACAACTAAGCGCATTTTTTTTGGATCATTGTTTATTGCACTAATTTTTTTAGCCGGTTGTTATAATTTTAGCTCGGATCAGGCTTCGGAAAAATTGCAAGTTGTAGCGACTACGACTATGCTAACTGATTTATTGAAAGAAATAGGTGGCGAACATGTCGATGTAAACGGACTGATGCCTTCAGGAGTAGATCCTCATTTATATAAAGCAAGCGCAAGAGATGTCATTTTTATGCAATCTGCAGATATAGTAGCCTATAGTGGATTAGAACTTGAAGGAAAAATGGGTGAAATATTCCAAGGACTTGAAAACCAGAAAAAAATTGTTATAGCATTAGAAAATGGTTTGAATGAAAATGATGTTATTTCTACTGGAGAAAACAGCAAATCGATTGATCCACATATTTGGTTTGATGTAGAGCTATGGAAAAAAGCAGCTATAGAAGTATCTAAGGGATTGATCGCTGCTGATCCTGAAAATAAATTGAGTTATCAGTCAAATGTAGAAAGTTATTTGCTTGAATTAGAAGAATTAAATCAATATGTAACCAATCGTGTAAATGAAATACCAGAAGAAGATCGGATATTAGTAACAGCTCATGATGCTTTTAGTTACTTTGGTAAAGGATATGGTTTTAACGTCATTGGACTTCAAGGATTAAATACAAAAGCTGAAGCTGGTACAGGCGATATTAGCCAATTAGCAGATTTTATTGTAGACAATGGTATAAAAGCTATCTTTATTGAATCTTCTGTTCCAACAAGGACCATTGAATCCTTACAGGCGGCTACTAAAGCAAAAGGTTTTGATGTTGTAATTGGTGGAGAGCTTTATTCTGATTCTTTGGGAGATCAAGAAAATGACACCGAAACTTATATAAAAACAGTGAGATCTAATGTAGATACTATTGTAGATGCATTGAAATAA